Part of the Nicotiana sylvestris chromosome 2, ASM39365v2, whole genome shotgun sequence genome, AAgtcgaagaaaaatattttgtttttcttaGGTAGTGTCAATTCCCCCTTGATATTTAAttgtgtcgcggttcttttccaaggattttgcttgaaccgggtgtagttagtttgtCGTTTAGTAATAGTAATCAAGTCTTGTGCTATGTGTTAAATGGAGATAATTTTCCTTGACTTTGTTGTGCCTTGAGAGCAGTGAGTACCTTATTTGTGACCCCTATTCTCAGTTCTTGACTTTTaaataagtaccttaaattgtgtGATTGTAACGTTGCTTAATtgctttgactagagagtcgGGATAGATCCAATCCTAAGTGAGTTATATGCTAATGTGTGTGCGAGGTTTTGTTATATTTCGTACATGTTGGTTGATGTCTAGagcttgccccgtgtgtttgcaaagtgaaatagtagtCTTGTTCAGTCTagaaagtgatataggcatttatTTGTTGAACCACATATATGCTTTTTACCCACCTAATGAATGTGTATCTTAGTCAGCCCCGTTGATCTTGTATTCCTATTTTTTTGGCAACCACACTACAAGCCTGATCCATTTTATTTTAATTCACTAGCTGTTTGAACCTTTTACTTATTATGAGTACTTGATTTTGTTATGAGCTTGTAAAAGCTAAGTGAGGTATGGTTGGATTTTGAGTGGAACTATAGAAAAAGAATAAAGGTGCACTGTTTGAAAAATTGTGAGAGCCACTTGTaaagaattgaaaaaaaagagcttgattgaaaaggaagaaaaaaaggaatcagaacttagaaaagaaaaaatagattCCATGCTAATAGTAATTCTCATCTTGTTTGTGCTTAAAGATATTGGGAGTATGATATTGTTATGTATAAAGATTGGGGTTTGGTTCAATATAAGTGTGAGATTTGAATTgttaatgtatatatatattaaagttcTTAGGGAGAtgtagtcactatatccaaatctATCCTACCCATCctgtagcctacattacaaccaaattaagtcctacttgatccttgactgaataagctcaattagtagagtattacactacgggtAAGCCTATGGTACGTTTCCTGTGGCATATGAATTTtaattctgagagtgagtgaattctttctatcttgagttcctaatttttcttgaaatttgtcgtgtgtggaactactctctattgTTTGTGTGAGGGaacatgatttgtgaagacaaggtGAAATCTTTGACCTatgtgttagagtaagtgggcaGGTTGTGAAAAATGCAATGTGCTTTTGAGTCGAGTCTTGAGGTTAGGATATTATGTTAAGGTGCTTAgcctattttaaatattcttggcatGATACATTAAGGAAGTTGTCTGATGAGAAGGTCGTCTCTATGTGGAGTGCAGTTTGCCTGCTCGTCCTCGAGTTATGGTTAAGTGTGAGGTGTTGATGGTAGTCTAGAATAACGTGTTTTAGTCATAGTTCGCACTGAAATTGCTGCATTTTACTTGTGTTTGAGCTTGAATATTAGTGTATTGCacttattatgtgttttatgTCTTGCAGGAAGTGATTTCGAGTTAAAACGATATTCGGGAGCTAAATAGAACaagttggagctttgaagtctgagcaAAAGCCTAGAGGATTAAACCAGAATCGTGTTCGGTGGTCGAGAGCCAAATCGGGATATCAAAATTGAGGAAAAGGACTTACTTTGAGAAAAGTTTACTGTCGCGGCGCATGGGGTGGCATATGGGGCAGTGCAGCAGTGTAATATTGTTGCTGCCTGTCAGATTCCGCTCTCTGAACTTCCCCAATAGCGCCCCGTATGGGTAGCGCATGGTGCGGCATGCTTGTGTGATTTTCTCAGAGTATTTTCTTGTTTCAGCTTGAAAAAGGTAGTTTTGCCTGGTCCTACTCATACATGGTATAAATACACCAAAAAGACGTTTTTAAGGGAATTTTGACATTGGAAGATTTGGGAGAGCATTGGAGGCTACAAGACACGGAATTTCATCATCTTTCCATCAATTCAATACGAGAGTTTGGATGTAACATTAGATTGATGCTTTCTTACTTATTAATTATATTTGTGATGACTTCCTCCATAATTAGGGAGTAGTTTTGCTTAGGTTTGATGGATATGGTGTTTTGATAAGTATTTGTGGGTTTTAACTCTAGTTCGTGCTTGAATTCGTTTATGGAGTTTTGAATTGTTGCAATTCTATTCACCAGTttatttaatcgaaagaggaatagtttggtgattatctttgcattattttgtttgatttaattcATTGATTCTCTTAAGTAATCAAAAGATCTTGTTGAATTGTCGAttaaatcaagttaggagaatattCGAGAGACGTTTTCCTAAAGACTAATCCATTAACGAATGCTTGCATACTTTCACAGTGCTTATATTAGTTCACCTCGTAGAGTTAAGATTTAATCAAGAGAGGAGTCTTGACTATACGTTTGAACTAATCATCAAGTGAATTCGTGAGAATCATTAGAACATTCGAGCGAATTAAACTGGAGATAGATCTAAAATAGCTATTTTGCACATATCCTATCAACTCCTTATTCCTCAATTGATAAGAAACCAACTCTATGAATCTCTAATTCCTTTCTATCAATTGTCAATTGCTTTATTTTACTAGTTAAGCGTAGTTCATAATCATTTAACTCAAGTGTTGATCCTCCTGAATAGAAATTAAACCAGAAACTACTCGAATATTATTTAAATCCAATCCCTGTGGAGATAATATTTTACTATACTATCTTTAAAAACGAGTAGCATTAGTATATTTTGAAGGTAGTGATCATTTGTTCTTCGTGACCATGAGGTTGGTCCGAGATCGTGATTCATAATACCTGGGCAGCATATATAAAAACCCAAATCGAGGGTTAGAGTTATTAgttcatattttgagttgtagagctcggttttgggtgattttggagagCATTTTCACATCTTGGATCGGGTAAGTGGTTTTGACTTAGATTTGTTATTATTTCATGATTTCATCTTTGCTTTTAGCATTTAAATAGTGACTTAAAGTGAAGAAATAGGGGACTTTGtggaaaaaattcaaaaaaatgaaaaatggaggtTCGGAATTGGATGATTTTGATATGGTTGGACACATAATCGAATAGGTGTCCAAaatttgtaaattgattatttgaacTGTGAATCATATTAGACATCATGTCTAGGCTCTGTGCTAATTGTTTGAGACTTGATAgggttatttttgtttttctgagTTATACACCTTATTTGCACACATGTTCTTAGTCAAGATACCATATCCGTGTATGATATCTCTGTCTCGGTATTTCTTATTTGATTCCTCACATGTAGTTGATACCGCCTAAGGGTAATTCTATTAAACTAAGTATTTTAAATGTGCTTATCTGAGACATGAATGGGAAATGACTGAGTTTGGGCGTTAAAGTCAGTTTGGTACTGATTTTGAGGTGACTCGCACAAAAGGCCCATATTAGGCTAAGTGATATTGTTTTGGGGCGACGCGTACACCAGGCCTCATTATTGGGATAAATGATTATGattagcgcttgggcaggatCAGCCCCTCTGGAGTCGGACATGCGAGCAGTGTGCGCATGCACAATGTTTCATATATATGCCTAACGATAGGCAGTTATAACATGCACCCATACAATGCTAAGTGTAAATATTTTTGATGGATCCATTATGATACTATTGATTTACATGTatacttgacatgtaggcatagatatGTACTTTTCTCATGCTACCTGATAATTGACCTACTTTATCTGTGTTGGGCTTTAACTTTTATACTTGAAAGCTTGCCTAAATTACTGAAATGTGAACAAGCTAAACTTGATATTATTGAGCTACTGTTTTTACGGTTTATCCTTATATTCTGAACTATTATCGGTTATTGGTATTGGCATTTGACTATTGTTctaagctcgtcactactttcaacccaAAGTTAgtattgttacttattgagtacattggttcggttgtacttatactatactctgcacttcatgtgtagattcaggtacaTCCGATCAAGGTGATTTTCAAGCTTGAGTCATTGGCAGCTTTtgggagactacgaggtagctgctaTATCGCCCGCAGTTCTTGAAATTCTCTTTCTGTTATCATTATCTCTACTATTATTACATTCAGACAACTTTATTTGAGGATTTTTCTTGTAAGTGGTTGTTCAGTAGTGCTCAAGTGCTTattgacaccagattttggggttGGTTGTAGTACCATTTTTGCTTTATTCTCAGATATTTTTATGATATTCTTTTGTCTTTGAGTTATTAGACCATGTTATTCCATTTTCATTGATATCATGTGATTATTGGCCTACCtagtgggttgggttaggtgtcatcacgatgcgTGGGTTTGGTGTCattataagttggtatcagagaactgggttgcttaggtctcacaagtcacgagcaagtttagtagagtcatACAGATCAGTACGAagacatctatacttatcttcgagaggctaccaaCCTATTAGGACACTTCACTTTCTTGCATTCTTATAGTGTGAATTTGTTAATTCCAGAGTTTGAAACATGActtttctattctctcatagatggtgaggacatgagAGGCCAGGGTCGCGATAGAGGCCGAGGTACGACTCGTACTACACTAGAGCAGCACCTGTGGAGCCACTAGTTTCTCCAGCTGAAGGGTAGATACCAGATGTTATTGAGCTActaggaccagctcaggcaccagtagTGCCCATTGTTATCCCAgatcttcaggaggccttagccCAGATTTTGACTATGTGCACaagcctggctcaggcagtctcAGTTCCAGCTGCACCAGCCACTTCACAAGCCAGGGTAGGTGCTCAAAATCCTACTGCTCATACTCCAGAGAAGGTAGTTTAGGGACTCCAGACTCTGGGGGTACTACCAGCCCAACCAGTTGTTGCTTCTTGGGCCGAGGTTGGCCCACCTATAAGTGATGAGGAGCAGAAGATATTGGAGCAGTTTGGGAGGCTTAAGCCTATAGAGTTAAACGGGGAGGAGTCAGAGAAGGCTCAGGACTTCTTAGACTGGTGTTAGCGTATTCTTCGTTCATCGGATATTGGAGACCAATGGAGTTGCATTTAATATTTTTTAGTTGATAGGGGAAGTCTAGAAATGGTGGATGGCCTATGAGTTGAGCAATCCAGTTGGTGCAACTCCACTTTCATGGCATGATTTCTCCAATCTCTTTTTAGAGAAGTTTGTCCCACATATCTGCTAAGAGGATCTGCGTAGAGATTTTGAGCAACTATGCCAGGGAGATATGAAtgtgacccagtatgagatgagattcgcAGATTGGCCCGTTATGCTATATGGTTAGTTCCCACATagagagaggatcaagaggtttaTTTATGGCCTCAACTATGGCCTATGTTACAGTTTGGCCCGAGAGGTCAAGACGAATGCTAGGTTTGACCAGTTGGTCGAGATTTCTAGGCGCTCAGAGTCGGTTTGTAGGTTTGAGCACAAGGAGTGAGAGGGCAAGAGGCCCCGTAGATTTGGTGGTTTTAGTTGTACCTCATCTAGAGGTCAGTCATATCATAGCAGATGCCATCTTTACAGGCCTGCTCAGATGCCTCATTTGGATCATCGGGGTGTATTAGCTAGTTATGGTTCATATAGTACTCACCCCGGGCAGTCAGCTTTCAGTGCATTTTCAGCTTAGAGCTTGTATTGTGCTCAATCAGTTCAGGGTTCATCAACATTAGGTTCTTCTAGTGGCTATTCTAGTTCCTAGGGTCCGATGTAGGCCGCACCATCATTCTCAGCTCGAGGTTGTTATGACTGTGGAGAGTTGGGGCATGTGAGGAAGTATTGTCGCCGTCACTATAGGGGTCCAGTGTAGTAGGGAGGCCAGTCTATGAACCTTGCGCTAGTTGCTACACCACTTACTCAACCAGCTTGGGGTGGAGGTCATATGGGCCgaggtcgccccagagggggaggtcagaCAGTTAGTGGTCAGGctcgatgttatgcttttccCCTAGGCCAGAGGTAGTTGCTTCAGATGtagtgatcacatgtattatttcagTGTTCCACATGGATGCTTTTGTATTATTTGACCTTAGTTCTTCTTATTCCTATGTatcatcatacttttctcgttatttggatatgccccgtgattCCTTAGCTatgcatgttcatgtatctataccggtgggtgattcgATTATCCTGGACTatgtgtatcggtcatgtgtggtgactattgggggattggagATGAGAGTTGATCTTTtactgcttagtatggttgatttttaCAAGATTTTAGGCATTGATTGGTTGTCACCATGTCAAGCTATTCTATATTATCACGCTAAGACCGTGAAGTTGTCAATGGCGCCTAGGGTTGAGTGGAAAGGTTCCctggattatgttcctagtaaagtgatttcatacttgaaggctCAACGGATGattgagaagggatgtttggcataTTTGGCCTTTATGAGGGATGTTATTACTGATACTCCTACCATTAAGTCTCTTCAGATAGTGAGAGactttccagatgtgtttcctgcagacctgttgggcatgccacccgacagggatactGATTTCGGTATTGACCTAGTGTCGGGCACTCATCATATCTTTGTTACTCTGTATCGTATtgcaccaacagagttgaaggaattgaaagaacagatTCAGGAGCtacttgataagggattcattagtCCTAGTTtgttgcct contains:
- the LOC138885841 gene encoding uncharacterized protein — encoded protein: MDAFVLFDLSSSYSYVSSYFSRYLDMPRDSLAMHVHVSIPVGDSIILDYVYRSCVVTIGGLEMRVDLLLLSMVDFYKILGIDWLSPCQAILYYHAKTVKLSMAPRVEWKGSLDYVPSKVISYLKAQRMIEKGCLAYLAFMRDVITDTPTIKSLQIVRDFPDVFPADLLGMPPDRDTDFGIDLVSGTHHIFVTLYRIAPTELKELKEQIQELLDKGFISPSLLPWGAPVLFVKKKDSVMRM